In Astatotilapia calliptera chromosome 20, fAstCal1.2, whole genome shotgun sequence, one genomic interval encodes:
- the tmbim6 gene encoding probable Bax inhibitor 1 has product MNVFDRSINIDALFKFSQISHSTQVHLKNVYSSLAVCMFVAAAGSYVHVVTRLFQGGVLSVLGSLGLMFWLAMTPHNPETERKRLAILEGFALLTGVGLGPTLDFVISVNPSIIVTAFVGTSVIFICFTLSALYAKRRTYLFLGGTLMSGLSLLFLMSLMNMFFGSMVLFKAHMYLGLLIMCGFVLFDTQLIIEKAENGDKDYVWHCVDLFLDFITIFRKLMVILAMNDKDKKKEKK; this is encoded by the exons ATGAACGTGTTTGACCGCAGCATCAACATTGATGCCCTCTTCAAGTTCTCCCAAAT ATCTCATTCCACCCAGGTGCACTTGAAGAATGTGTACTCAAGCTTGgcagtttgtatgtttgtggcCGCTGCCGGCTCCTATGTCCATGTCGTCACACGCCTCTTTCAG GGTGGTGTGCTGTCTGTGCTTGGATCCCTGGGGTTGATGTTCTGGCTTGCCATGACCCCCCATAACCCTGAGACAGAAAGGAAAAGACTGGCTATCCTCGAAGGATTTGCCTTGCTCACAG GTGTTGGCCTTGGACCCACACTGGACTTTGTCATCTCTGTCAATCCGAG TATCATCGTGACCGCCTTCGTGGGAACCTCTGTGATTTTCATCTGCTTCACTCTCAGCGCCCTCTACGCCAAACGCAGGACCTACCTGTTCCTTGGAG GCACACTCATGTCCGGCCTTTCCCTCCTGTTCCTGATGTCTCTGATGAACATGTTCTTTGGATCTATGGTTCTGTTTAAG GCACACATGTACCTGGGGCTGCTCATCATGTGCGGCTTTGTCCTGTTTGACACTCAGCTCATCATCGAGAAAGCAGAAAACGGGGACAAGGACTACGTCTG gcaCTGTGTGGACTTGTTTCTTGATTTCATCACCATCTTCAGGAAACTGATGGTCATCCTTGCCATGAACGATAAG gacaagaagaaggagaagaagtaA